One part of the Lytechinus pictus isolate F3 Inbred chromosome 3, Lp3.0, whole genome shotgun sequence genome encodes these proteins:
- the LOC135153458 gene encoding uncharacterized protein K02A2.6-like, whose protein sequence is MIRDRLVVGCRDIAIQRKLLSESSLTLQHALQTATAMEVADRDVEKLKVLSKGTESPTVQKMEGRSQRKPFVSSSRKNTHQRQKQDVQQKPSQKKQEKPASRCWRCGSGDHVQSACRFKDEKCYQCSQVGHTRSHCEKIKQYRSRKKSANHLNGEEGAELTENMPGGELRHLRGGMVNKMAKYSEPFQTSLSLNGIKVNLEIDTGSPWTMMSQQDFHKLGHRADVKQTNVSLKTYTESSVPIIGEGMVEVKFDASQPPKKLTLLVVEKGVALLGRDWMQAAPERIYRFLQNRLNLQTHVSNNPETVHKIQTTLQDMLVKHKQVFDCSKVGKLEGYQAKVHPQDDGDKARFYKAAPVPYAMRQKIDEAINELQDQGVIEPVKFADYACPIVVVKKPNGKVRICGNYKLTANKVLRVERYPISSLQDMLQDLGGGQQFSKLDLSHAYHQIELDEQARKYTTVNTHKGLFQYTRLPFGIATAPALFQRAMESLLADIPMCRPYLDDIIVSGKTDEEHIANLQAVLHCLESNGLRLKREKCELMMDSVEFLGHKLDQHGVSPLPDKIEAIKKTPRPQNQSQLQAYLGLLGYYRKFIPNLTKEIAPLITLLKAEYASVPKKRGDRNKADPNLKWGGDQERAFQKSKELV, encoded by the coding sequence ATGATTAGGGACCGCTTAGTAGTGGGTTGCCGGGATATCGCAATTCAACGCAAGCTGTTAAGTGAGTCATCCCTAACCTTACAACATGCACTTCAGACCGCCACAGCTATGGAGGTAGCAGACAGAGATGTTGAAAAGCTCAAGGTATTGAGTAAAGGGACCGAGTCACCTACAGTTCAGAAGATGGAGGGCAGAAGCCAGCGTAAACCATTTGTGTCCTCATCGCGTAAAAATACACATCAACGACAGAAGCAGGATGTGCAGCAAAAGCCAAGCCAAAAGAAACAGGAAAAACCTGCCTCAAGATGTTGGAGATGTGGTTCAGGTGATCATGTCCAGTCAGCATGTAGATTTAAGGATGAGAAATGCTATCAGTGTTCTCAAGTGGGTCACACCCGCAGCCATTGTGAGAAGATCAAGCAATACAGATCTAGAAAGAAATCTGCAAACCATTTGAATGGTGAGGAAGGTGCAGAATTGACAGAAAACATGCCTGGTGGAGAACTCAGACACCTTAGGGGTGGAATGGTAAATAAGATGGCAAAGTACAGTGAACCGTTCCAGACTAGCCTAAGCCTAAATGGGATCAAAGTTAACTTAGAAATAGACACAGGAAGCCCCTGGACGATGATGTCGCAGCAGGATTTCCATAAACTGGGACATCGAGCTGATGTGAAGCAAACAAATGTTTCCTTGAAAACATACACAGAGTCATCAGTACCAATCATTGGTGAGGGAATGGTAGAAGTCAAGTTTGATGCCAGCCAACCACCAAAGAAGTTGACACTTCTTGTAGTTGAGAAAGGTGTTGCGTTACTGGGCCGAGACTGGATGCAAGCCGCACCAGAAAGAATCTACAGATTCCTACAGAATCGCCTCAACCTGCAAACACATGTTTCCAACAATCCAGAAACCGTGCATAAGATACAAACTACCTTACAAGACATGTTAGTGAAGCACAAGCAAGTGTTTGACTGTTCAAAAGTTGGTAAACTTGAAGGCTACCAGGCAAAGGTGCATCCTCAAGATGATGGAGATAAAGCCAGGTTCTACAAAGCTGCACCAGTCCCATATGCAATGCGCCAGAAAATTGACGAAGCCATCAATGAGCTACAGGACCAAGGCGTGATTGAGCCGGTGAAGTTTGCTGATTACGCATGTCCTATTGTAGTGGTGAAGAAACCAAATGGTAAAGTCCGCATCTGTGGCAACTATAAGTTGACAGCAAATAAAGTTCTAAGGGTGGAACGGTACCCAATTTCTTCGCTCCAGGATATGCTCCAGGACTTAGGTGGAGGTCAACAGTTCAGCAAGCTTGACCTTTCACATGCATACCACCAGATAGAACTTGATGAACAAGCAAGGAAGTACACCACAGTAAATACACACAAAGGACTTTTTCAGTACACTAGGTTACCCTTTGGTATCGCCACAGCCCCTGCGCTCTTCCAAAGAGCAATGGAGTCACTCTTAGCTGACATACCAATGTGTCGCCCGTACCTAGATGATATTATAGTTAGCGGGAAGACAGATGAAGAACACATTGCCAACTTGCAAGCTGTACTGCATTGCCTAGAGAGTAATGGACTTCGACTGAAAAGGGAAAAGTGTGAGTTAATGATGGACTCGGTGGAGTTCCTTGGCCACAAGCTGGATCAACATGGAGTTAGCCCACTCCCAGACAAGATAGAAGCCATAAAGAAGACTCCAAGACCACAGAACCAGAGTCAACTGCAGGCATACCTAGGACTTCTGGGCTACTATCGGAAGTTTATACCAAATTTGACCAAAGAGATCGCCCCACTAATAACACTGTTGAAGGCAGAGTATGCTTCAGTGCCAAAGAAGCGGGGAGACCGGAACAAAGCAGATCCAAACCTGAAGTGGGGAGGAGACCAAGAAAGAGCCTTCCAGAAGTCAAAGGAACTGGTTTAG
- the LOC135153459 gene encoding uncharacterized protein K02A2.6-like translates to MASARLARWHMILSAYDYDIIYKEGKQHQNADALSRLPLADDQTVWSHQSLAELDEQPPVQINMLDIDTRPVEAGEVRRITKRDPVLARVTAYVMNGWPNPKNVPPELKAFAQKKEELSIEDDIILWGHRVVIPDNTQMRQRILDELHGTHPGIVKMKALARSFVWWPGIDKMLEEKVKTCTTCQEHQRSPPPAHIHPWEFPERPWSRIHIDYAYIDNQNVLIVVDAYTKWIEAIRVAHATAAATVTAMRRLFATYGIPETVVSDNGTQFVSEDFSNFLFNNNVEHVQTAPKHPSSNGLAERAVQTLKSGVKKTSGTSLEMRIQVFLMTYRITPQGTTMKTPSELMFKRRIRSRMDHVRPNLHKSVQKQQSAMKQAADKRSKMRQFKLNDTVLVKNFAAGPTWLRGIVTETLNEVMYVIELQDGREVRRHVDHIRLYTLSHGNDHDKEEMPDQNTNLQPEILIQQTQYPSQTTENPNMAPSTSESLISNTEQSNADTTAMSQQVQTESLSDSDGAVMPNMPNSKVMSERRMSTRKSKTPSKLRDFIVYH, encoded by the coding sequence ATGGCCTCTGCAAGGTTAGCCAGGTGGCACATGATCCTCTCAGCCTACGACTATGACATCATATACAAGGAAGGTAAACAGCACCAGAATGCAGACGCCCTATCACGCCTACCCTTGGCAGATGATCAAACAGTGTGGTCGCATCAGAGTCTTGCAGAGCTAGATGAGCAGCCGCCAGTTCAAATCAACATGCTGGATATTGACACAAGACCAGTTGAAGCCGGTGAAGTCAGAAGAATCACTAAAAGGGATCCTGTTCTCGCAAGAGTAACAGCCTATGTGATGAATGGATGGCCAAACCCCAAGAACGTTCCACCAGAGCTCAAAGCCTTTGCGCAGAAGAAGGAGGAACTCTCGATTGAGGATGACATCATATTATGGGGGCATAGAGTGGTCATTCCAGACAACACGCAAATGAGACAAAGGATCCTTGATGAACTTCATGGGACTCATCCAGGCATAGTCAAGATGAAAGCACTTGCACGATCCTTTGTATGGTGGCCAGGCATCGACAAAATGTTGGAAGAGAAGGTGAAGACCTGTACAACTTGTCAGGAGCACCAGCGAAGCCCACCACCTGCCCATATCCACCCATGGGAGTTCCCAGAACGTCCCTGGAGTAGGATCCACATCGATTACGCCTACATCGATAACCAGAACGTGCTGATTGTTGTTGACGCCTACACCAAGTGGATTGAAGCTATTAGAGTAGCACACGCCACTGCAGCTGCTACAGTCACTGCCATGCGACGCCTTTTTGCAACGTATGGTATTCCAGAAACAGTAGTAAGTGACAACGGCACCCAGTTTGTCTCTGAAGACTTTTCGAACTTCCTGTTCAACAACAATGTAGAACATGTGCAAACAGCTCCAAAACACCCTTCCAGCAATGGCCTTGCGGAAAGGGCTGTGCAAACCTTGAAAAGTGGAGTGAAGAAAACCAGTGGAACATCATTGGAGATGCGCATCCAAGTATTCCTGATGACCTATCGGATAACTCCACAAGGAACTACCATGAAAACACCAAGTGAACTAATGTTCAAAAGGAGGATCAGAAGTAGAATGGATCATGTCCGTCCAAATCTGCACAAGTCGGTTCAGAAGCAGCAATCTGCAATGAAACAGGCGGCAGACAAGCGCTCAAAGATGAGACAGTTCAAGTTGAATGATACTGTTCTGGTGAAGAACTTTGCAGCCGGACCAACTTGGCTCAGAGGAATAGTAACCGAAACACTCAATGAAGTCATGTACGTGATAGAGTTACAGGATGGTAGAGAGGTACGCCGCCATGTGGATCACATTAGACTTTACACTCTATCGCATGGAAATGATCATGACAAGGAAGAAATGCCTGATCAGAACACCAATCTACAACCAGAGATTCTGATTCAACAGACGCAGTATCCAAGCCAGACAACAGAAAATCCCAATATGGCACCTAGTACTAGCGAATCCTTAATTTCAAACACTGAACAGAGTAACGCTGATACTACAGCCATGTCACAGCAGGTCCAAACAGAGTCACTAAGTGATTCTGATGGAGCTGTCATGCCAAACATGCCAAATTCTAAGGTCATGTCAGAAAGACGAATGTCCACCCGGAAGTCAAAGACACCCTCAAAGTTAAGAGATTTCATTGTATATCATTAA